In uncultured Bacteroides sp., the following proteins share a genomic window:
- a CDS encoding family 43 glycosylhydrolase encodes MKNAKKNLLFFFLLAISINILAWEGMPMPRLHVEGKYLKDQHGNIVNLHGFGQTYSPWFNEQGKYWTNYDVEGCLSYNKGVIDGIMAAGWKANFIRMHMDPYWSNTPGVSVTGENDISAFDFDRLKTALDNVFIPMAEYAISKGLYVIMRPPGVCPDKIAVGDAYNQYLIKVWGYVAQHPKLKNNPHIMYELANEPINILGPDGTYGAGSQGHFDKLKTYFQAVVDTIRASADNILWIPGLGYQSLYQGFAVNPIKGDNIGYAVHVYPGWFNSGQGYANFQKGWDAQVKPAADLAPIVVTEMDWAPEKYNSSWGKDVTGTAGGDGFGANFKKITDNAGNVSWLIFTGPELMAKFDSTNAPTANNLTFLNDPEACPWPTFHWYQEYAQKDYPRPDFVNSSNSDNGNGTFTNPVIFGDFPDPDVIRVGDVYYMSTTTMHNFPGATILKSYDLVNWEYCSNPLDKIESTACYNLDGCNRYGHGQWASSLKYHKGTFYLHFNTLDEGSYLLTATNPEGPWTKTKLSSSFYDAGLFFDDNDKIYIVYGINKLHIAELDSNFKVINDQAITFGNIPSSIDNSATEGSHLYKINGYYYIYSTTGGYYATQVAFRSSSIFGPYDEKVVFNSDRIHQGALIQTQTGEWWTMLFADKGAYGRLPSLQPVSWVDNWPIVGVNGSGVTTYTKPNVGRDYIKKALPTNDNFRNYKLGAQWEWNHNSDDSKWSLVEKAGYLRLQTVNVVDSLQRARNTLTQRILGYNSNNTDSYGTIHMDVQNMKEGDVAGLAVFQDPYAYIGITVSGGAKKLVMMNTGNKTNFYQPISCDSIIYLRAITNYSTSKANFYYSTDNVTYYKFGDELNMKYNLSIFVGNRFAIFNYATSQTGGYVDVDWFSTEKQFTEDAFYDHSFVGYTKNQMTMDGISVEKDIYNALIGTSKDFKVTAHFLDGHTEDVTTKAIYSNPSPNIVTIVNGQIIAKANGAATINFSYQDLLGNTQSGQFQVNVQTFPLTSELFNSSICGTGLFDEANKTLTTAQYGFGGWKYANGLNLSNYKYLVVELAEKQTCGASFRLFDTSNYWTDCYMYEIGDKLKVAIDLSNLSKSKTPALKCDPSHLYIIGIWSYGSSPIKIKDIYLSNDGESSVGIPVINNDNSNELVDVYSMVGVKLRSQVQRKNALDGLNRGVYVVGHKCVMVK; translated from the coding sequence ATGAAAAATGCAAAAAAAAATCTTTTATTTTTTTTCTTGTTGGCAATATCTATTAATATATTGGCGTGGGAGGGAATGCCTATGCCCAGGTTACATGTTGAAGGTAAATATTTGAAAGACCAGCATGGTAATATTGTGAATTTACATGGTTTTGGGCAGACATATTCTCCGTGGTTCAATGAGCAGGGAAAATACTGGACCAATTATGATGTCGAAGGATGTCTGAGCTATAACAAAGGTGTTATCGATGGCATTATGGCTGCCGGTTGGAAAGCAAATTTTATTCGTATGCACATGGACCCATACTGGTCAAATACACCAGGTGTATCTGTTACAGGTGAAAATGATATCTCGGCATTCGACTTTGATAGGCTTAAAACGGCACTTGACAATGTGTTTATCCCTATGGCTGAATATGCCATATCGAAAGGATTGTATGTCATAATGCGTCCTCCTGGTGTTTGTCCGGATAAAATTGCCGTGGGCGACGCATATAACCAATATCTTATAAAAGTGTGGGGATATGTAGCTCAACATCCCAAATTGAAAAACAACCCACACATCATGTATGAACTGGCAAACGAGCCTATAAACATACTTGGCCCTGATGGAACCTATGGTGCAGGTTCGCAAGGTCATTTCGATAAGTTGAAAACATATTTTCAAGCTGTTGTTGATACTATACGAGCCAGTGCAGATAATATTCTTTGGATACCAGGTTTAGGATATCAATCATTATATCAGGGATTCGCAGTCAATCCTATTAAAGGCGACAATATCGGTTATGCAGTGCATGTTTATCCTGGTTGGTTTAACAGTGGACAAGGTTATGCAAATTTTCAGAAAGGATGGGATGCCCAGGTTAAACCTGCGGCCGATTTAGCACCGATAGTTGTTACTGAAATGGACTGGGCACCAGAAAAATATAATTCGTCATGGGGTAAAGATGTTACTGGTACAGCAGGTGGAGATGGTTTTGGGGCCAATTTCAAAAAGATTACGGATAATGCCGGTAACGTGAGTTGGCTTATTTTTACAGGACCAGAACTGATGGCTAAATTTGATTCCACAAATGCGCCTACAGCTAATAATCTGACCTTTCTGAATGATCCGGAAGCATGCCCTTGGCCTACATTTCATTGGTATCAGGAATATGCGCAAAAAGACTATCCGAGGCCGGATTTTGTAAATAGTTCAAACAGCGACAATGGTAACGGAACATTTACTAATCCTGTTATTTTTGGCGATTTTCCAGATCCGGATGTGATAAGAGTGGGTGATGTTTACTATATGTCAACTACTACTATGCATAACTTTCCTGGTGCTACTATATTAAAATCGTATGATTTGGTAAACTGGGAATATTGCAGCAACCCATTGGATAAAATTGAATCGACTGCTTGTTATAACTTAGACGGTTGTAACCGTTACGGTCACGGACAGTGGGCAAGCAGTCTGAAATACCATAAAGGCACTTTCTATCTTCATTTTAATACGTTGGATGAAGGAAGCTATTTGCTAACTGCCACTAATCCAGAAGGCCCCTGGACTAAGACTAAATTGTCATCTTCTTTCTATGATGCCGGTCTTTTCTTTGATGACAATGATAAAATTTATATTGTATATGGCATCAATAAGTTACACATAGCCGAACTTGATTCAAATTTTAAAGTGATAAACGATCAGGCTATAACATTTGGCAACATACCTTCAAGTATAGACAATTCCGCAACAGAAGGAAGTCATCTGTATAAAATCAATGGTTATTATTATATTTATTCTACAACCGGAGGTTATTATGCCACTCAGGTCGCTTTCCGTTCATCTTCAATTTTTGGACCGTATGATGAAAAAGTAGTCTTTAATAGCGACCGCATTCACCAGGGAGCCTTGATACAAACGCAAACCGGCGAATGGTGGACTATGCTTTTTGCCGATAAAGGAGCTTATGGACGATTACCAAGTTTACAACCGGTAAGTTGGGTCGATAATTGGCCTATTGTAGGTGTAAATGGAAGCGGTGTTACAACTTATACCAAACCTAATGTAGGAAGAGATTATATAAAGAAGGCGTTGCCGACCAATGACAATTTCCGTAATTACAAATTAGGTGCGCAATGGGAATGGAACCACAATTCTGATGACTCTAAGTGGTCATTGGTGGAAAAAGCAGGCTATCTTCGTTTGCAAACGGTAAATGTTGTTGATTCATTACAAAGAGCTCGCAACACGTTAACACAACGGATCCTTGGATATAACTCAAATAATACAGATTCTTACGGTACTATTCATATGGATGTTCAAAATATGAAAGAGGGTGATGTCGCAGGCTTGGCTGTATTCCAGGATCCGTATGCTTATATTGGAATAACCGTTTCGGGAGGAGCAAAGAAGCTTGTAATGATGAATACCGGAAACAAAACTAATTTCTATCAGCCTATTTCGTGTGATTCAATCATCTATTTGAGAGCAATAACCAATTACAGTACAAGTAAGGCCAACTTTTATTATAGTACAGATAATGTTACCTATTATAAGTTTGGAGATGAACTGAACATGAAATACAATCTTTCAATATTTGTAGGTAATAGATTTGCTATTTTTAATTATGCAACATCCCAAACTGGTGGATATGTTGATGTTGACTGGTTTAGTACCGAAAAGCAATTTACAGAAGATGCTTTTTATGATCATTCTTTTGTAGGCTACACCAAAAACCAAATGACAATGGATGGCATATCTGTGGAAAAAGATATATATAATGCATTGATTGGTACATCTAAGGATTTTAAAGTTACAGCACATTTTTTGGATGGACATACAGAAGATGTCACGACTAAAGCTATTTATAGTAATCCTTCACCTAATATTGTAACGATAGTAAATGGGCAAATTATTGCTAAAGCTAATGGTGCTGCAACGATTAATTTCAGCTATCAGGATTTGTTGGGAAATACGCAAAGTGGCCAATTTCAAGTGAATGTCCAAACGTTCCCATTAACAAGTGAGCTTTTTAATTCTTCAATTTGCGGAACTGGCCTGTTTGATGAAGCGAATAAAACGCTTACTACAGCACAATATGGATTTGGTGGTTGGAAATATGCGAATGGGTTAAATCTTTCGAACTATAAATATCTTGTAGTGGAATTGGCTGAAAAACAAACGTGTGGAGCTTCTTTTCGCTTGTTTGATACTTCGAATTATTGGACAGACTGCTATATGTACGAGATTGGTGACAAGTTAAAAGTGGCTATTGATCTTTCTAATTTATCGAAAAGTAAAACTCCTGCTCTCAAATGTGATCCTTCACATCTTTACATTATCGGCATTTGGTCGTATGGCAGTTCTCCGATAAAAATCAAGGATATTTATTTGAGTAATGATGGTGAATCTTCAGTCGGTATCCCTGTTATTAATAATGATAACAGTAACGAACTTGTAGATGTCTATTCAATGGTAGGGGTTAAGCTCCGTTCACAAGTGCAAAGAAAAAATGCATTAGATGGACTTAATCGCGGAGTTTATGTTGTTGGGCACAAATGTGTTATGGTGAAATAA